In a single window of the Vicia villosa cultivar HV-30 ecotype Madison, WI unplaced genomic scaffold, Vvil1.0 ctg.000048F_1_1, whole genome shotgun sequence genome:
- the LOC131623090 gene encoding uncharacterized protein LOC131623090 — translation MASGGCSNNKKPVKIVIITTQYVETDAMSFKSVVQKLTGKHSSDDRVDDEVAEGRKAKRERNDLSDFDVAACESGHDGRSSFFISDSLLNECDILFREMQTNNNFLFDS, via the coding sequence ATGGCGAGTGGTGGTTGCAGCAATAACAAGAAGCCAGTGAAGATTGTGATTATTACTACACAATATGTGGAAACTGATGCCATGAGTTTTAAGTCTGTGGTGCAGAAGCTTACTGGTAAGCATTCTTCTGATGATCGTgttgatgatgaagttgcagaagGTAGAAAAGCTAAGAGGGAAAGAAATGATTTAAGTGATTTTGATGTGGCTGCTTGTGAAAGTGGTCATGATGGAAGAAGCTCTTTTTTTATAAGTGATTCTTTGTTGAATGAGTGTGACATTTTGTTTAGAGAGATGCAGACAAACAACAACTTTTTGTTTGActcataa